From Pyrenophora tritici-repentis strain M4 chromosome 1, whole genome shotgun sequence, the proteins below share one genomic window:
- a CDS encoding TT-ORF1 domain containing protein yields MTPSPMTQMFATTNIERIPAASPTTASTMLTEAFVTTLGRNSPSDAESQASNTISIYNLSFADRKILAKGAQVHICDHQGITICQLPHALFRAISTKKELVKPGNQPGIITLPENLDELMIINLIQHFMDLVTWKQHARMLPSYESTYHDLQTCSVGEYLGMKMYTQHIFNWYFASISSGHLPGYSDIDAFTYVRTIPGEALFQKLVNFVAKLDFEDSIPDPEDYQEYLQTNQHFREAVAVAKAKRQAYFVYLERKNREEAAAAERAANIAEKNKARVKMAKDKAAQSKAKWEEKKKAEAELAARVKAKMAAPGKKIWKAHEAGYIRRIYGKNVPT; encoded by the coding sequence ATGACACCCTCGCCTATGACCCAGATGTTCGCCACCACGAACATTGAGAGAATCCCAGCTGCTTCCCCGACAACCGCTTCTACCATGCTCACCGAAGCTTTCGTGACCACTTTGGGCCGAAACTCGCCCTCCGACGCTGAATCTCAGGCATCGAACACTATCAGCATCTACAATTTGTCCTTCGCTGACCGCAAGATCCTCGCCAAGGGAGCTCAGGTGCACATTTGCGACCATCAGGGTATCACCATCTGCCAACTGCCGCATGCTCTTTTCCGCGCAATCTCTACCAAGAAGGAATTGGTTAAGCCTGGCAACCAGCCGGGTATTATTACATTGCCTGAAAACCTCGACGAACTGATGATTATCAACTTGATTCAGCACTTCATGGATCTAGTCACCTGGAAGCAACACGCTCGAATGTTGCCCTCTTACGAGTCCACCTACCACGACCTGCAAACTTGTAGCGTGGGTGAGTACCTCGGCATGAAGATGTACACCCAGCACATCTTCAACTGGTACTTCGCGAGCATCAGTTCCGGTCACCTCCCAGGTTACAGCGACATCGACGCCTTCACCTATGTTCGGACAATTCCAGGCGAGGCGCTCTTCCAGAAGCTCGTCAACTTCGTCGCCAAGCTCGACTTCGAGGATAGCATCCCGGACCCAGAAGACTACCAAGAGTATCTTCAGACCAACCAGCACTTCCGCGAGGCGGTCGCGGTAGCAAAGGCCAAACGCCAGGCCTACTTTGTATACCTCGAGCGAAAGAATCGCGAGGAAGCCGCGGCAGCTGAGCGGGCGGCTAACATCGCCGAGAAGAACAAGGCACGCGTAAAAATGGCCAAGGACAAGGCAGCGCAGAGCAAGGCCAAATgggaggagaagaagaaggcggAAGCGGAGTTGGCGGCCCGTGTCAAGGCTAAAATGGCGGCACCAGGCAAGAAGATCTGGAAAGCTCATGAGGCTGGCTATATCCGCCGCATCTATGGGAAGAACGTCCCCACCTAG
- a CDS encoding Dienelactone hydrolase — MGCFPSKEKSLKEKSYSKATMSEYSPACCSIPPVVSKGYTPKGRYETIGDTKMYVTGPSDASKAIFVVYDIFGFFDQTVQGADLLAHSGKYQVFMPDFFDGKPAEMSWMAQGMDGPLGAFFGSTGNPQTAVGKLPGMVDAIGKKYTSIKSWGILGFCWGGKIVSVVTSNKLCKFAAGAQCHPAMLDPKEAAGIEMPHLMIASGDEEVEVVKEFEKGLSVPKHFERFDDQLHGFMTARADLEDEKVKAEYERAYKLVIAFFDKHV, encoded by the exons ATGGGCTGTTTTCCCTCCAAGGAGAAGTCACTAAAGGAGAAATCCTACAGTAAAGCCACCATGTCCGAATACTCCCCAGCATGCTGCTCCATCCCCCCGGTTGTGTCCAAGGGCTATACCCCCAAGGGCCGCTATGAGACTATTGGCGACACCAAAATGT ATGTCACTGGTCCATCAGATGCCTCCAAAGCTATCTTTGTCGTCTACGACATCTTCGGTTTCTTCGACCAAACGGTGCAAGGCGCTGATCTGCTTGCGCACTCAGGCAAGTACCAGGTCTTCATGCCCGACTTCTTCGACGGAAAGCCGGCCGAGATGAGCTGGATGGCACAGGGTATGGACGGACCGCTGGGAGCTTTCTTCGGATCGACAGGCAACCCTCAGACCGCAGTAGGCAAGCTCCCCGGCATGGTCGACGCGATTGGCAAAAAGTACACCAGCATCAAATCTTGGGGTATCCTAGGA TTCTGCTGGGGCGGCAAGATCGTTTCCGTCGTCACGTCCAACAAGCTCTGCAAGTTTGCGGCTGGTGCCCAGTGCCACCCGGCCATGCTCGACCCCAAAGAAGCGGCTGGCATCGAAATGCCGCATCTCATGATTGCTTCCGGCGACGAAGAAGTGGAGGTGGTGAAGGAATTCGAGAAGGGACTGAGCGTGCCCAAGCACTTTGAGCGCTTCGATGATCAGCTCCACGGCTTTATGACGGCGCGTGCCGACCTCGAGGACGAGAAGGTGAAGGCTGAGTACGAGAGGGCATACAAGCTTGTCATCGCTTTCTTCGACAAGCACGTTTGA
- a CDS encoding SufI, putative multicopper oxidase, with protein sequence MVNSSVITKLFAGTIPFQPALPQSQTNGLSNWGTLDAPLLNNWIDRGHGNPWGGRNCWNSNPYIDAPHTGQTVKVDWTLERKPLSPDGYSKNVLLVNGQFPGPLLEANWGDMIEVTIHNKIAGPVEGTAMHFHGFTMKDTPWMDGVPSVSQCPIAPGETFTYKFKADLYGTSWYHSHYSGQQIGGLMGPVVVHGPASEGHEIDLGPVFINDWWHKDYLELIDDAVGTNQTLWRPWADNNMINGKMDFDCTTITDGRPCVSNAGLSKFRFRAGKTHRLRLVNSGAASLQHFSIDGHEMTVIANDFVPVKPYNTDVITLGVGQRTDILVKAKKDRKGAFWMRSMISDLCAASHQPLALAAIYYDQADERQRPNSTAHPITDVYHTCINDPLEKTEPSYPIAVKQNPTSIINLDYDRVINATGHQTWTVNDSAFRANYNNPILELVKNRNTSYPTHPEWNVHNMGQNKTVRIIMYNKSNNTHHPMHLHGHNMQVLSEGPGRWDGHTIVRPQNPHRRDVHQLRASGHLVIQYEQDNPGVWSLHCHVAWHVSTGMFSSLIERPQDVAKMNFPAQNKNTCRAWDKYSSQNVVDQVDSGV encoded by the coding sequence ATGGTCAACTCATCAGTCATTACGAAGCTTTTCGCAGGAACCATTCCATTCCAGCCTGCTCTTCCACAAAGTCAGACCAATGGCTTATCCAACTGGGGCACACTAGATGCACCTCTACTCAATAACTGGATCGACCGCGGCCATGGAAACCCCTGGGGAGGCCGGAACTGCTGGAACTCGAACCCATATATTGATGCCCCACATACGGGCCAGACGGTTAAGGTTGATTGGACGCTTGAGCGAAAACCACTATCTCCAGACGGCTACAGTAAGAACGTACTTCTTGTGAATGGCCAATTTCCCGGACCTCTACTCGAAGCCAACTGGGGAGATATGATCGAAGTCACGATTCATAACAAGATTGCTGGCCCAGTTGAAGGAACCGCTATGCATTTCCATGGCTTCACCATGAAGGATACACCCTGGATGGACGGAGTTCCGTCAGTATCCCAATGTCCAATTGCTCCTGGAGAAACCTTTACCTACAAGTTCAAAGCTGATCTATACGGCACGTCCTGGTATCACAGTCATTACTCTGGTCAGCAAATTGGAGGACTTATGGGCCCCGTTGTAGTACATGGTCCGGCCTCTGAGGGCCACGAAATCGATCTCGGCCCTGTATTCATCAACGACTGGTGGCATAAAGACTATCTCGAGCTGATCGACGATGCAGTCGGCACAAATCAAACGCTCTGGCGACCCTGGGCAGACAACAACATGATCAACGGGAAAATGGACTTTGATTGCACGACTATTACAGATGGCAGGCCATGCGTATCGAACGCTGGATTGTCAAAATTCCGTTTCCGGGCTGGCAAGACACATCGATTGCGCTTGGTCAATTCCGGCGCAGCTTCTCTACAGCACTTCTCCATTGACGGACATGAGATGACTGTTATCGCAAACGACTTTGTCCCCGTCAAGCCTTACAACACAGATGTGATCACATTGGGCGTTGGACAGCGCACTGACATCCTTGTCAAGGCAAAGAAAGACCGGAAAGGCGCTTTCTGGATGCGGTCCATGATATCTGATCTATGCGCCGCTTCGCATCAGCCTCTAGCTCTGGCAGCTATTTACTACGATCAAGCGGATGAACGTCAGCGTCCCAATAGTACCGCTCACCCCATCACCGATGTCTACCATACCTGTATCAACGATCCTCTTGAGAAGACAGAGCCTAGCTACCCTATAGCCGTCAAACAGAACCCTACCAGCATTATCAACCTTGATTACGATCGCGTCATCAATGCCACTGGCCACCAGACCTGGACAGTCAACGACTCAGCTTTCCGCGCAAACTACAACAACCCCATTCTAGAGCTTGTGAAGAACCGCAACACTTCATACCCCACCCACCCAGAATGGAACGTGCACAACATGGGCCAGAACAAAACCGTGCGCATAATCATGTACAACAAGTCCAATAACACGCACCACCCTATGCACCTGCACGGCCATAACATGCAGGTTTTATCAGAGGGGCCGGGACGTTGGGACGGCCATACAATTGTTCGTCCACAGAACCCTCACCGTCGCGATGTCCACCAGCTGCGCGCTTCAGGTCATCTGGTCATTCAGTACGAACAGGACAACCCAGGTGTCTGGTCGTTGCATTGCCACGTTGCCTGGCATGTTTCCACTGGCATGTTTTCGAGCTTGATAGAGAGGCCGCAGGACGTTGCAAAGATGAACTTTCCAGCGCAGAACAAGAATACTTGTCGGGCTTGGGACAAGTACAGTAGTCAGAACGTTGTAGATCAGGTGGATAGCGGAGTGTAG
- a CDS encoding AroG, 3-deoxy-D-arabino-heptulosonate 7-phosphate (DAHP) synthase — MSSPFFTTKLKLASAAGLQAEGTRVTQLLPLVPAGLLQSEVPLSGSSLDTVLQSRQDVSAVLAKLDDRLLVIVGPCSIHDPVAAMEYARRLKELSERLSGEICVVMRAYLEKPRTSVGWKGLINDPYLDESFAINDGLKISRKLLVDINSIGLPVATELLDTLSPQYFADTIAFGAVGARTTESQLHRELVSGVSFPVGFKNGTDGGLTVAMDAMKSSASPHRFLGATKTGLTGIVHTSGNSDTAVILRGGSKGPNYDADSVEQALGSLRFRGQRDVVIVDCSHGNSSKDYRNQPIVAGVIAEQVARGQRNIVGVMLESNIYEGRQDVPATGAGGLLPGVSITDGCIGWDATVQVLERLAEAVQLRRTVMPTATLTPEDSDNGC, encoded by the coding sequence ATGAGTTCTCCATTCTTCACCACAAAGCTCAAGCTCGCATCTGCTGCAGGTCTCCAAGCCGAAGGAACAAGAGTGACTCAGCTCTTGCCCTTGGTGCCGGCTGGCCTGTTGCAATCCGAGGTCCCTCTCTCGGGGTCTTCTCTAGACACTGTCCTTCAAAGCCGACAAGACGTGTCTGCAGTGTTGGCCAAGCTAGATGATCGCCTTCTTGTCATAGTCGGTCCGTGCTCCATTCATGACCCTGTCGCCGCAATGGAATATGCGAGACGCCTGAAGGAGCTCAGTGAGCGCCTCTCAGGTGAAATCTGCGTTGTTATGAGGGCTTATCTCGAAAAGCCACGCACATCTGTTGGCTGGAAAGGCTTGATCAACGACCCTTACCTAGACGAATCCTTTGCCATCAACGATGGATTGAAGATTTCTCGGAAGCTTCTAGTCGATATCAACAGTATCGGCCTCCCCGTCGCTACAGAGCTGCTCGACACACTCTCTCCACAATACTTCGCCGATACAATCGCTTTCGGGGCTGTCGGTGCTCGTACGACGGAGTCCCAGCTTCATCGCGAACTTGTCTCAGGTGTTTCGTTTCCCGTGGGCTTCAAAAACGGAACCGATGGTGGCCTTACTGTAGCCATGGACGCTATGAAGTCGTCTGCTTCGCCGCATCGCTTTCTAGGCGCGACCAAAACCGGCCTTACTGGCATAGTGCATACGAGTGGAAACAGCGACACAGCTGTCATTCTCCGTGGCGGTTCTAAAGGCCCTAACTACGATGCCGACAGTGTTGAACAAGCTCTGGGATCTCTACGCTTCCGTGGGCAGCGAGATGTGGTCATCGTCGACTGCTCTCACGGAAATTCCAGCAAAGACTATCGCAACCAGCCCATCGTGGCTGGCGTGATCGCCGAACAAGTCGCACGGGGACAGCGAAACATTGTTGGGGTGATGTTGGAGTCGAACATATACGAAGGTCGTCAGGACGTTCCAGCCACTGGTGCAGGCGGACTTCTTCCTGGCGTGAGTATCACGGATGGGTGTATTGGATGGGATGCTACGGTCCAGGTCCTTGAGAGGCTTGCAGAGGCTGTCCAGCTACGACGCACGGTGATGCCCACCGCCACTCTGACACCAGAGGATAGTGATAATGGCTGCTAA
- a CDS encoding CaiC, Acyl-CoA synthetase (AMP-forming)-AMP-acid ligase II yields MAVTNLSQLLQHSATAFPNKGITCLQDGRTCHTSYSDLFSIAEINAAQIRKLAGRGSPIFLIHFDNHWDNIVWFWSVVLAGYIPAMSTPLVSDGEQREKHLLHLHRLLEDPIVLTSTRLQSDLATSDSQFQLQIRPIEKFGDESSEWSGTSSSVMGSSDIAALMLTSGSTGHAKAVTLRHGQIVAALNGKSQYHETTSEDVFLSWIGMDHVANLTEIHLHAMHLGADQVQLPAGDVINDPLLFLQQCAQHRVSYTFAPNFFLATLLRSLQKGEQLSSMDLSRLRALISGGEANVVETCDDLSKILMDYGAPRSLIRPGFGMTETCAGSIYGKNCPEYDISRGLEFASLGSCVPGMFVRVVESSGRVLNSSEVGYLEVSGPVVFSGYYNNYSATTEAFPTKEWFRTGDLAFIDDAGQLTMTGRAKDTVNINGLKYPIQELETAIEEADIKGLTPSYTAIFPHRVKGSSTEAIVVVYLPDYSPEHVETRVKVARSVSQVLLQICAVRPCEILPLTVEHLPKSSLGKLSRAKLRRAFEEGKFKEIVDMNNRLVAEYQQHFYTAPRNKTEAKLLDVVRSSLDIAESIKIGIDTDFSDLGVTSVEILRLKSRIDVALRLSKSLPIGTLLVNRTIRQLGKAIAALQESPYEPMTILQPDGNKTPLWLVHPGVGEVLIFIQLARYMTDRPVYGLRARGLDGEQPFTSISEAVQAYHESIRRTQPKGPYAIAGYSYGSNLAFEVAKLIEADGDEVKFLGAFDQPPHLAARSQQFDWVDCVLFVSFFLGLITEEQAKHTLGCHLRNLSREDALSHILDNAPKDRVDELAITRKKLADWAGVAFQLKVIGREYDPTGKVARLDCFYAAPLPEVASTMKEWDAIIAEWAPFVKGDVGYHRVDGGHYDMITTHVRSFQKRLKQVLEDRGV; encoded by the coding sequence ATGGCTGTCACAAATTTATCCCAGTTGCTTCAGCACAGTGCTACAGCCTTTCCCAACAAGGGAATCACCTGTCTCCAGGATGGTAGAACTTGCCACACGTCCTATAGCGATCTGTTCAGTATTGCAGAGATCAATGCGGCCCAGATTCGAAAGCTCGCAGGGCGCGGCAGTCCAATATTCCTGATTCATTTCGACAACCATTGGGACAATATTGTCTGGTTCTGGTCCGTGGTTCTCGCAGGATATATTCCAGCAATGTCTACTCCATTGGTTTCAGATGGTGAACAGCGGGAGAAGCATCTATTACACCTGCACCGCCTCCTGGAAGATCCCATTGTATTGACGTCAACCCGTCTCCAGAGCGATCTAGCCACCTCAGATTCTCAGTTCCAACTCCAAATTCGACCGATTGAGAAATTTGGCGATGAGAGTTCAGAATGGAGTGGTACAAGCTCGTCAGTCATGGGAAGCAGCGACATTGCCGCTCTCATGTTGACATCCGGAAGTACTGGGCACGCGAAAGCTGTAACATTACGGCATGGCCAAATTGTCGCTGCGCTCAATGGAAAGAGCCAATATCATGAAACGACATCGGAGGACGTCTTTCTCAGTTGGATTGGGATGGACCATGTCGCCAATCTTACGGAAATCCATCTCCATGCCATGCATCTGGGTGCCGACCAAGTCCAACTTCCCGCAGGAGACGTCATCAACGATCCGCTATTGTTTCTGCAGCAGTGTGCGCAACACCGTGTGTCGTACACCTTCGCTCCAAACTTTTTCTTAGCAACCCTTCTTCGTAGCCTCCAAAAGGGCGAGCAGCTGTCGAGCATGGATCTATCCCGCCTGCGCGCATTGATATCCGGTGGCGAAGCCAACGTTGTCGAGACGTGCGACGATCTCTCGAAGATACTGATGGATTACGGTGCACCCAGGAGCCTCATCAGGCCAGGCTTCGGTATGACAGAAACATGCGCCGGGTCGATTTATGGGAAGAACTGCCCGGAGTATGACATCTCGCGAGGGCTGGAATTCGCATCTCTTGGTTCTTGTGTTCCTGGCATGTTTGTCAGAGTGGTGGAGAGCTCCGGCAGGGTACTGAACAGTAGCGAGGTCGGGTATCTGGAGGTTTCCGGGCCGGTTGTGTTTAGCGGGTATTACAACAATTATTCCGCAACAACCGAAGCTTTTCCGACTAAGGAATGGTTCCGCACAGGTGATCTCGCTTTCATCGACGATGCAGGCCAGCTCACCATGACCGGCCGGGCCAAGGACACCGTGAACATCAACGGCCTGAAGTACCCAATCCAGGAACTGGAAACAGCAATTGAGGAGGCTGACATAAAAGGCCTGACGCCCAGTTACACAGCCATATTCCCGCATCGTGTCAAAGGGTCTTCGACAGAAGCTATAGTTGTTGTGTATCTTCCCGATTACAGCCCTGAGCATGTGGAAACCAGGGTCAAGGTTGCAAGAAGTGTGTCGCAGGTTCTCTTGCAGATCTGTGCAGTCCGGCCTTGCGAGATACTCCCGCTTACCGTTGAACATCTCCCCAAGTCGTCACTCGGCAAACTTTCGCGGGCTAAACTTCGTCGCGCTTTCGAGGAGGGCAAGTTCAAAGAGATTGTGGATATGAACAATCGTCTTGTTGCTGAGTACCAGCAGCACTTTTATACCGCGCCGCGAAACAAAACCGAAGCCAAACTCCTGGACGTAGTGCGAAGCAGTTTGGACATAGCAGAGAGCATCAAGATTGGTATCGATACCGATTTCTCCGACTTGGGTGTGACTTCTGTTGAAATTCTTAGGCTAAAGTCGCGCATCGACGTTGCTCTTCGGCTTTCCAAGTCACTGCCCATTGGCACTCTTTTAGTCAATCGCACAATCCGTCAACTTGGAAAGGCGATTGCCGCGTTGCAAGAATCGCCGTACGAGCCAATGACCATCTTGCAACCAGATGGCAACAAGACCCCTCTCTGGCTGGTTCATCCTGGAGTGGGTGAGGTCCTGATTTTCATCCAACTCGCACGGTACATGACAGATCGTCCAGTGTACGGTCTTCGAGCTCGGGGCCTTGACGGCGAGCAGCCATTTACCAGCATCTCTGAAGCCGTTCAGGCTTACCATGAGTCGATCCGCCGAACCCAACCGAAAGGCCCATACGCCATCGCAGGTTATTCCTATGGATCCAATCTTGCCTTTGAAGTCGCCAAGCTCATCGAGGCAGACGGAGATGAGGTCAAATTTCTGGGGGCTTTTGATCAGCCACCGCACCTCGCGGCGCGATCTCAACAGTTCGACTGGGTGGACTGTGTGCTTTTTGTTTCCTTCTTTCTCGGTCTGATCACCGAAGAGCAAGCGAAGCACACCCTCGGATGTCATTTGAGGAACTTGTCTCGGGAAGATGCACTGTCGCATATTCTTGACAATGCACCCAAAGATCGTGTCGACGAATTGGCCATCACGAGGAAGAAATTGGCCGATTGGGCCGGTGTTGCGTTCCAGCTCAAAGTCATAGGTCGGGAATATGACCCCACTGGTAAAGTAGCGAGGCTCGACTGCTTCTATGCTGCACCACTACCCGAAGTGGCATCTACAATGAAAGAGTGGGATGCTATCATCGCCGAGTGGGCACCCTTTGTGAAGGGCGACGTAGGGTACCATCGTGTTGACGGTGGACACTACGACATGATCACGACTCATGTGCGCTCTTTCCAGAAACGTTTGAAGCAGGTCCTAGAGGATCGTGGGGTGTAG